acttcaaattatttagggaacacatcatcacgatcaacatcaacatcagcacagttggtataatccttGTTTTAAGGattattctgctgtggaaaaatcatcgttcagttttgggatcataacaacacacaaacaacactggTTGTCCCaaccacaggttaggacaacagatgacaacagatgacaaacatatatcgcatttctgggtttgctcaAGCAAACCTCCTGTTTTCATTGGGGCCTAATTAACAAACAGTGGTCTTCATATTATGAGTTGGATTCCATGTCCTCCTCTTCCAGGTCcgggaagtcttaatgcaaaagaagacacaaacacacacagaatttttgggaaactttgagaagttttagtaaaccatgattaattgttaatttattgccgaactgctccactgcagtttctcctcctgtgttgttgtttgctgcaggacagaaatatttgcGGTTAGATCTCActttgggagcagcacagcatcaagaaagcagacatttcttttcaatgactaactgattaacttgtttaggttaaatattgtctgtcctctcttaattcaggtcagatcgttaaaaataaaatttcagcataatctgctttattcttacttgttagtttgtaataatgttgtttaattcttaccagtggctgtgttttttgatgctgagccgtacacagacagttcaggatcagcattaagttttttctgGTTCTAACTGAATAAGAAACACCTCCTGTGGTACCAgcggtgtgacatcagagctgtttctaaCATCATATGATACCTGTGGGCAGGTGCGGACGCACGGGAGGAGCTTTCCAGTGCTGAACAAGAAGGTGACGTTTTTTCACCGGCTGTCACTGAAGGAAGGTTTCCAAATTCAGAAATGTTGGAAAACTTACCTCTGTTGTTGTCTCACCTTGATTTTTCTAAGCAGGCTGATGTCATTCATTTGATCCAGTCTTATAGGTCGCTGTTTGCAGACATTCCCACTCAGACTCGTGTGCTCAGCCATGATATTGATGTTGGTGATTCCAAGCCTATTAAACAACACCCTTACAGAGTGAACCCGGACAAGCGACGCCGTTTGAAGACGCAGGTGGAGTACATGGTGAAACATGGACTTGCTGTTGCAAGCAGTAGTGCCTGGAGTTCGCCATGCCTCCTGGCTATTAAAGCCAGTGGAGAAGACCGTTTCTGTACGGACTTCAGGAAGGTAAATGGGGTGACTAAGCCGGATTGTTATCCACTGCCTCGGATGGAGGATTGTGTGGACCATGTGGGGGCTGCCCAGTTTGTGACTAAGCTGGATTTGCTGAAGGGACACTGGCAGGTACCCTTAACAGCACGAGCCCAGGAAATTTCCGCTTTTGTCACACCCGATGATTTCCTTCAGTATACAGTGAAGGCTTTTGGGATGCGTAACGCCCCAGTGACGTTTCAACGATTAATGAATGTGGTTTTGTCCGGTTTATCATTCAGTGAGGCTTATTTGGATGATTTGGTGATTTGTTCTGTTAAATCTAGAAATAAGCATATCTACAGATGTATTTAAAAGACCTAAAATAAGCCAAAAGGGCAGGTTTCAAGATCAGCTTACTTAAAAtttctgaaaagccttcagctgatccaaaatgctgcagccagagttctgatgagaaccaacagcagagatcatatttctccagttttagcttctcttcattggctccctgttaaattcagaatagaatttaagattcttctccttacatataaagctcttaatgaccgagctccatcatatcttaaagatctcattgtaagatattttcctaacagagcacttcgttcccaaactgcaggtttacttgaggttcccagagtttctaaaagtagaatgggaggcagagccttcagttatcaggcccctctcttgtggaataagctgccagtaaatgtccgggaagcagacaccctttccacttttaagaccaggcttaaaactttcctttttgataaagcttatagttagggatggctcaggtgatcctgaaacatcccatagttaagctgctataggcctagactgctggggggcctcatctgacacacctttcctcactttactctctttatgtatatgtgatattattgtggtcattaactcgtgtttccctgttccaacagatatcctttgaatggtgttacagtgccgccgcggcccccccccccctttctgtcttctcaaaccccagctggtggaggcggatggccacccttcctgagtctggttctgccagaggtttcttcctgttaaaagggagtcgtttctctccacagtcgcctcaggcacgccgctcaggccgggagattggaccgaaaaacaaaaagttttcagtgcaatctgttggttttcttagctaggaaattgtttttgaattggctctatatgaacgaattggattattttatgaattatgattattattaattaattgaattccaattggcttgaattggacttactatctaagtgccttgagatgacatttgttgtttttggcgctatataaataaaaatgaattgaattgaattgaattaaaattgTACTTTTTACAGCCTCAAAATAAGTTAAATACACCAAAAATAAGCAATTacatattttgttttcttaCTAAGCAAATTAAGCTGAagataagtaaaaaaaatatattaaatttAGAGAAAAAATACTCAGCATTAGGGAAGAATGACTAAGCTCTGTCTTAATCCAAGCTGGTTTATCTTGAAACAAGGCTCCCTTAATCTTAAAactaaaccttaaaacctaaagcCTGTCCTTATTTTTAGAATATACATCTTAACGTTTTCTACAGAAATCACAGAACTGCATGATAAATATCCACATTTATTTAAACACTGTCAGGGATCCAACATCATAAAATCAAACACATTTTAAGTCCTTTTTTTTCGACCCCACACAACAAAAATTTGACACTGCAATGTCAGTGTAAATCACATGTAATACACTGTACATGCAAAACAATCTCAAAAGTCATAACATTCTCAGTTATGTCTTAACATGTCTCAGTTAAAGTACCATATACAATAAGACCTTTTGAAGATATTGAATGTATTTTTATggacttaacaaagaaaaataaattctgCACTGCAAACAAAATGGCCATCGTTAAAGTGCCATATAAGACCTAAGGATGTGTGCTACATCTATTTTGTGTGCTACATCTAACTAAAACTAAAAGGACTCTGGACAAAACTTGTGTTATGTGCTAGCCAAGTTATGAACAAAACAAGCTTAGGCACagcaaacaaagcaaaacaagtgACCTGACAAGATCCTTCTCACTATCACCTATTTTTCAGTGAACGACTTCCATTCAGATATTGCTTTTTTATATGCGCCAGTGGCGTCTTGACCGTGGATAGCATCACCAATGACCACGGTCTGAATGACAGACAGGACCGTTGCAACACATTTTGGGTATGTCAGGTGCAAAGCGTAATAGTACGCCATTAACACTAAAATTCCTTCCCAAAAATCCTCCTGGGGGAGGTTGCACACTGGCCTGTTTCCCACGGCAACGATGCTGGTTGTTCCATCAAAAAGCGGCACCGGGGAGGAGAGAGACCGCTTCTCCAAGTAGAGCCCAGGGTCCTCACCAGGCTGGAACAGAACGATAAGGACAATATGGTGGAGAGTGTGAACATGCTGTGCATCAAAACTGCTTAAAAAGAGGGTCATTGATACAGAGAGCAGAATGCTCAAACTGATGTATGTCGAAACAAAAGAATGTTTGTAGGTCATGCTCTTGTAATTCATGTTTGATGTAGACTTTGACAGCAATGTCAGTGAAATAGTTGACAGACTGCACAGATATGTAGAAAACAAAATCATACAGTCAATAAACTTGAAATAGAAACAGAAAACTGAGATTTTATGAACTGTGAGCATGAATAATTTTCTCTAAATCTCTAGTGAACCTGAAGTGTTAAGTAGCTCTTATTAGGTGTGAACATGCACAACAATGAGTAAATGAAGGACACATTACAGTGGCTGGTAAAGGACCAACATAATTCTCACCTTGAGGATATGAAGGAGAGCCTCACTGGCATTTCCAAGCCGCTTTGGTGGTGGACTTGGTGAGGGGAAAAGTAACGGGAGTGTATTGACGAGGGTGATAGAGAAATCCACTATGGAACAGAAAAATGGCTCTTAATGGAATGGTTTGAAGATAGATGACAAACCTGGTATACTGTATAGAACAGCAACTTACCTCCACGTATATCCAAGGGGAAAGGTGGTTTCAGGACTTTCTTCCACACGCCATAGAATTGAACCTTAGCACAAAAGTCTGCCCATCTCCCTTTCATTTCCTCTGTGTATTTGCGGTTGGTGCTATCAACGATGCGGCGCAGCTCATCCATTGCCTGGGACAAAATTGTGTTTAGTTATTCAACCACTGATAAAGCTTAAAGGCAGCCTAGACAGACAAAAGCAAATCATTTaagcaaaagtagttaagaacCTTACATTTCGAATGTCTTTAAAACACGGGTATGCCTCAAAGATTTTTGTGGGTCGCTCTTCTTCCCTTGTAAAATCTTTGTCAATGAAAGCCCGTCTGGCCTGAAACTCGAGGTCCAAAATTTGAGCGACATCATTGTAGTTGGGTCTTGCATTAGGCTTCTTGTACAGGTTATTCAAAGTTCGGTAGTGCCTAGCCTGCATCTTCAGACTGTCTAAAATTGATAACACAGGAAAAGGGGAGAGTCAGACAGAGACATTTTAAAGTAAACACTTTTACACTGACATCAAAGAAGACCAATCAAAGTTTGTTTATATTAAATTACAAGACAATTACAGAGTTTTCTTACACATCATCTTTTACTGTACTGCTTTATCTTGTCTGTGTATGATCTTATTGTGATTGTGattgttttacttgtttttaaatcagggaCTGTGGATgcgtaggttagggttagggtcttTTGATGCTTATGTCcattaatgtgcattgtccctatttcaaaaataaagtatctatctatttgTATCTGTAACTAGTCCCTCCACTAGACTTCACAAAATCCATATAAAAGTACACCATCAGAAGTAATATTTCTACCAAACtcaagtgttaaaaaaaataaaagcaataaaagcTTGAGTAAAGCAATTTTTTAATTAAGTATTAAAAATTTACTGAAATTTTAAAGTTACTTTATTCATTTCATTAGCCCTAACACATAAAAATGCATTATGATGCATGTTTGAGATGCTTGTTTGTAAAACAATGGCTCAAATCAAGTTAAGTTAGGCCAAAAAATTTTGTTTAAAACTGTTCACTTCAATGTAGACAATGACTGTGAGCCAATGGATATATTTTTGGAAGTAATTTAATCTAAAAATCAAGATCTATCATAGATAGCAGGCTGAAAGGTGGCAAAGAGTGAAGGCGGGCTTACCAACACCCTCTGCAAATGTAGGTGAATCTGTCACAGTCCTGGATGATGTGGAGGAGTTGGATGATAGCGGTGAAGCCACGTTGCTATCGTTGGGCGTCCTTTGCACACTGGAGGGTAGCTGGAGTGGGGATGCTTTTTTGTGGGAAgaataattgaaaaaaattaaaatgtaaGGATTTGAAAACTAACAGGAAAGCACAAACATGCAGTCTCATTACAGGtttaagtgttttttcatggatgtacagaaaccagtacagcaCACTTTCACTTTTTCCAACTTTAAGAACATACCTGCACTGGAGTTGTCCTCATCGTTGCTCTCAAGTAGTACGGTATCAGCACTAGAACCACTTGTGTCGCTTATCTCACTACTTGCTTCACCACTTATGTCACCATGTGTCCCTGTCGACCTGAACAGAGTCTTCTTGGCCGAGCCTCGTTGTGGCATGGAGCCCTGCCTCTTCCTTGGGGACCTCATATTTTGAAGTCTCTTGTGCATTTTGGTGTAGATGGTAACCTGtggtgaaaagaaaatgttatgGTTGTCTTAAATCCCAGTCATAgctgtttttttaaagagagagagagagagagaaaaaaaacattacttaCATATGGCATATTACTGTTATCATCACGTAACATGGGGTAATAGTTGACAATCTTCTGTGCCATTGCTCTCATCTCAACTTTGGAGGGGTATTTTATTTCTTCTCCCATGGGACTAGCACGCAGGATCGCAACTATGCTGGTGATTGTGTTCCGGATGAGTCTGCAGCAAAGCTCCTTAGACATCTTGCAGTCTTTTTCCTTTCCACTGCGGAGCAGTGCAAAGTACTGGCTACGTACCATATCCAACTCTGAATCTGTGTACAATACATACTGTGGTGGCTCTGGCAATTTCACCGTTTTGTCAGCAGTTTCAGATATGGGACTGGAAGTTTGAGGCTGGCTTGGTGGGATGGCACTAGTTGAGGGTGGACTTCCACTACAAGTGCTGGCATCTTGGTCAGTAGTTCGACTTTCACACTATTACAATTGTTGgcgataaaaaaaacaaaaaaaaacaattaagagcATTGATCATGTGAGAACGTTTGTACAGTAAATCCCATCCCATGTGTATTTACCTTTTGATTGATAAAATCCCAAAGCTTCTTTCTTCTGAGAAAATTCTCAGGGCCAGGAAAAAGATCTTTTAGGTCATCCCGGCTAAGGTTTTTCAAAGCCTCCTCATCAATGCTGGCGGCTGTAATTGATAAAACATATCTAATTTTAGAGACATTTTCCAGCTCCCAGTGACAAGAGGAGTTGCAATATATTTATCTTTGCCTGGTTGTGGTTCAGGGTTCCTACAGGtttcttcaagtcaaatttaagtctttttaagacctttttaagaccatttataaaaaaataatacctatttcacagacctaccggcaaagaaaaacttttttttttttttttttttttttaaatttgttcatttatttctcaaacaaatgaaagtgtggactgtgtaaagcattgatgaaacattgcagcatagtagtagtaaacgctacaacaccacagcacagacaacaagccaaacagaggtgtgaaaaatcaaagaaaatttcagcagaccacaaaaaagtttaactgacacagctaagttgttttttaacattggttatgttagctagctacttattccatgctgggaatatggggagtagagagaactataaataatgaaaatcaactaaaaaatTTGTCGTTTCGTTGAGGCTCTCATCCAACATAAGAACGAATGGTGATTTGTTTACCTTGGACACCAGTTCCTCTTTAATATACACAGCTAAACCAAACTTGGCTATGTACGCCGTTTTGTCGGGACCACAAGTAATTGTGGCAGCGATGTCGGAATCGgggaacatgcatttaaacaactctgaaataccTTTGTTTCCATTATATGAATGGTGTTTGGCGATTGTGTTAAGAGTCCACaacacctctgctttcatggttgGTGTGGACCCAAAAGCTGTTTGCAGATCTACTCACAGTTAACGTGTCTGCTAGCTCAGATACATTAATAGCTAACTGGCTAGCGTTGGCCGGTTGAAACACCCCAGCGATGGAAGGAGTTTGATCCTTCGCTTTGATATTTTTCATGTGCTTGAAGGACTTGGCGTGAGACTCTAcgacatttccccataatcccagcaagaaatgggaagcaaggaaacgcaaacaaatgttgaaaaacaacataacggcgtaagttaaactttcttgttttctgctgagatttgccttgatttctcacgcttctgcttggcttgttgttgtggtctgtgtcagtgctgtagcAATGTGATCGGACCCGGGGCAGAGCGGTAGCGTTCTCAATGATTGGTTCCGCCACTCTTCATTTAGGCTACGTTAGttaggcttttcaaaataatagtagCCTAGTTGACAAATGAAACGTTCGAGGAGAATGCGATACGGAGaagttactgcacaaattttaagacccagatatcaaaattcaagactttttcaagtctttttaaggtattatttccaaattcataaattcaatgcttttaagactttttaagaccccgcgggaACCCTGTGGTTGCATGTTATAAGCACATATACATAGGTCTgtctggttgtctgtgaaatgAAGCACCTGGTTTTTACTAGTTCTGTATGAACAATATTGTTATCATAATAAAGTTAACACTTGTGAGATACCCGTAGAGGTGACTCTAATGTCATCTTATTATAACGTTACACTGCTCTCGTTTCCTGAGCGGAATCCAGAGGAGAATGCACCGGTAACGAAACAAAGGACGTGTCTTATGTGCAACAGCAGCTTGTCGCTATGACAGGGAATATATGCAGTCAGATCTGAGTTGGCGTGTGGCGGTAACGGCGCACAGGGACGAGGCACACCTGCCTGTGTGTGACCACCTGCCGGGCGCGCCGTGCTGCTACTGCTGCCGCCCCCGCCCCCTTCCCCCCCAATCCCGCTAACAGCACACTAACGTTAATTATTACATCAACAATTTATCTCAaagatacagaaaaatacagatGCTAATATTGCTCAGCTAATCAGTTAACATGAATGAAAAACATGATTTACCTTCCAACACCGACAATACAATGTCCTCAAACTCCTCCATGTTGGCTCTCCGTCTCTCTTTCCATGCACGCTTCCCTGAAAAAATCCACAGCCGGagtaagctaacgttagcaaaaGCGGACAAAAGCTAATGATAGCTAGCTTGCGACCAGCCACCTTCGTGCATTACAATTCGACTACTTATGTTTACCGCGGTTTTGTCTCTAAATAAAAAGGCGTTCCTGGATTAAGTAGGTTAACGTACTTACCTTGAATTTGTGTTGCCCTCGTTGAAGTTTTCAGTCGTATCGTTTCTCCGTCTTTTTTCCACTCTTTTTTGAACAAAACTTTATTGGTTCAATAAGTGCGGGAAATCACATCAACGATGCTAGACGCAAATGACTGACATGAACTGAGCA
Above is a genomic segment from Odontesthes bonariensis isolate fOdoBon6 chromosome 13, fOdoBon6.hap1, whole genome shotgun sequence containing:
- the LOC142397101 gene encoding uncharacterized protein LOC142397101, whose amino-acid sequence is MGEEIKYPSKVEMRAMAQKIVNYYPMLRDDNSNMPYVTIYTKMHKRLQNMRSPRKRQGSMPQRGSAKKTLFRSTGTHGDISGEASSEISDTSGSSADTVLLESNDEDNSSAASPLQLPSSVQRTPNDSNVASPLSSNSSTSSRTVTDSPTFAEGVDSLKMQARHYRTLNNLYKKPNARPNYNDVAQILDLEFQARRAFIDKDFTREEERPTKIFEAYPCFKDIRNAMDELRRIVDSTNRKYTEEMKGRWADFCAKVQFYGVWKKVLKPPFPLDIRGAW